Proteins co-encoded in one Longimicrobium sp. genomic window:
- a CDS encoding redox-sensing transcriptional repressor Rex codes for RFLQEADAAGTDTISSGELARRGGATSAQVRKDLSLFGSFGKRGTGYSVKELLREIRTILGLDRSWKVALVGAGKLGSALFSYRDFEARGFRICAVFDADPDKVGASWGGLTVLADEEMDRVLREEEVDIAIVAVPADAAQGVVDRVVGAGVRSILNFAPVRLRVPNQVILRNVDVTLELEGLSFGLNAR; via the coding sequence CGCTTCCTGCAGGAAGCGGATGCGGCGGGTACGGATACCATTTCCAGTGGCGAGCTCGCGCGGCGCGGGGGGGCAACCTCGGCGCAGGTGCGCAAGGACCTGTCGCTGTTCGGGTCGTTCGGGAAGCGCGGGACCGGGTACTCCGTTAAGGAGCTGCTCCGGGAGATCCGCACGATCCTGGGGCTGGACCGCAGCTGGAAGGTGGCGCTGGTCGGGGCGGGGAAGCTGGGCTCGGCCCTCTTCTCGTACCGCGACTTCGAGGCGCGCGGCTTCCGCATCTGCGCCGTCTTCGACGCCGACCCGGACAAGGTCGGCGCGTCGTGGGGCGGCCTCACCGTGCTCGCCGACGAGGAGATGGACCGCGTGCTCCGCGAGGAGGAGGTCGACATCGCCATCGTCGCCGTGCCGGCGGATGCGGCGCAGGGGGTGGTGGACCGCGTCGTGGGGGCGGGGGTGCGCTCGATCCTCAACTTCGCGCCGGTGCGGCTGCGCGTTCCCAACCAGGTCATCCTTCGCAACGTGGACGTGACGCTGGAGCTGGAAGGGCTGTCGTTTGGCCTCAACGCCCGCTGA